A section of the Pedobacter sp. HDW13 genome encodes:
- a CDS encoding response regulator transcription factor yields MKKIFLHEPDLASFEIISLILADEGCQVKTLPYWDGDLATAVVSYGPDLIIMDCFQDLLRPARLCRVIRTLCPQTALIASSCNTDIDLTYRKMGFDTYLRKPFDIARLITIVNRYTPVAANC; encoded by the coding sequence ATGAAAAAGATATTTCTTCACGAACCCGACCTGGCTAGTTTCGAAATTATTAGCCTTATATTAGCCGATGAGGGTTGCCAGGTAAAAACGCTTCCATACTGGGATGGTGACCTAGCTACCGCTGTGGTGAGTTATGGTCCCGATCTGATTATTATGGATTGTTTTCAGGACCTTCTGCGGCCTGCCCGGTTATGCAGAGTTATACGTACTTTGTGCCCTCAAACCGCACTCATTGCCTCTAGCTGTAATACAGATATAGACCTTACTTACCGAAAAATGGGCTTTGATACTTATTTGCGTAAACCTTTTGATATAGCTCGACTTATAACAATCGTTAACCGCTACACTCCTGTGGCTGCAAATTGTTAA
- a CDS encoding glycoside hydrolase family 2 TIM barrel-domain containing protein, producing the protein MKKYAYPGFYYSAVTVLLMLIALKSSAQQAFNGNKELFDYGWKFNLADKSDNFSTPEFDDRNWRARDLPHDWSIEGRIDAKNPMGNDGGYFPAGIGWYRKAFSIPANWKNKKVSIYFEGVYMNAEVFINGKSLGVYPYGYSSFTYDLSPYLKYGTKNTIAVRVDNAQQKNSRWYSGSGIYRHVWLMSKDPVHFDQWGIFVTTPTVSASKAIVRVEAKLNNDTDQPKNVAVSISVFDKSHRKAATKTIQVKLQPRSSNSITENLALNNPLLWDIKAPNLYYAIVEIKDNKKLLDKEIQNFGIRSIKFSPTKGFELNGKTIKLNGGCVHHDNGSLGAAAFDRAEERKAELLKAAGFNAVRTSHNPPSPAFLDACDKLGLLVIDEAFDGWRTGKNKYDYALYFNDWSERDIAAMVKRDRNHPAIIMWSIGNEIIERKEAKAVETAKLLSSYIKKHDQTRPVTSAMTTWDKDWEMFDPLMAAHDVAGYNYQLHHAAADHTRIPSRIIVQTESYSRDAFTNWELVQQNNYIIGDFVWTAMDYLGESGIGRYYYPGELEGQHWERDLFPWHGAYCGDIDLTGWRKPISHYRSMLYNDNEKIYMAVKEPNPANGVIKETMWSVWPSWESWTWPGCEGKEIQVEVYSKYPAVRLYLNNKLIGEKTTTVKQQFKATFPLAYQQGQLKAVGILNGQEKEAVILSTSGQAAQIRLKADRKRLYANGQDLSFVTVEIVDKQGNIRPDANHSLTFKLSGAATIAATDNADLKDITPYTSNTRKPWNGRAMVIVKSSDKAGNIKLQVSSPGLPDAWLELTSINKGRK; encoded by the coding sequence GTTGATGCTTATTGCACTAAAATCAAGTGCACAACAAGCATTTAATGGCAATAAGGAGCTGTTTGATTATGGATGGAAATTTAATTTGGCAGATAAATCAGATAACTTCAGTACACCTGAATTTGATGACCGAAACTGGCGCGCGCGCGATTTGCCTCACGACTGGAGCATTGAGGGCAGAATAGATGCAAAAAACCCAATGGGTAATGATGGTGGATACTTTCCGGCAGGCATAGGTTGGTACAGAAAAGCCTTCTCTATACCAGCGAACTGGAAAAATAAAAAGGTATCTATTTATTTTGAAGGAGTTTACATGAATGCTGAGGTTTTTATAAATGGCAAATCGCTTGGTGTTTACCCTTACGGATATTCTTCATTTACCTACGATCTGAGCCCATATTTGAAATACGGCACTAAAAATACCATAGCGGTTCGCGTAGATAACGCGCAACAAAAAAATTCGCGCTGGTATAGCGGATCGGGGATTTACCGCCACGTATGGCTCATGAGCAAAGATCCTGTACATTTCGATCAATGGGGTATTTTTGTAACTACGCCAACGGTAAGTGCCAGTAAAGCTATTGTTCGGGTTGAGGCTAAGCTAAATAACGATACCGACCAACCTAAAAACGTGGCAGTATCCATCTCAGTTTTTGATAAAAGCCACCGCAAAGCCGCAACCAAAACCATACAGGTTAAATTGCAGCCCCGCAGTTCCAACAGCATAACCGAAAATTTAGCACTGAATAATCCGCTTTTGTGGGATATAAAAGCACCAAACCTGTATTACGCAATAGTTGAGATTAAGGATAATAAAAAGCTATTAGACAAAGAAATACAAAATTTTGGTATCCGATCTATAAAATTCAGTCCAACGAAAGGATTTGAGCTGAACGGCAAAACAATAAAGCTAAATGGTGGCTGTGTGCACCACGACAATGGAAGTCTGGGTGCGGCAGCCTTTGACCGCGCTGAGGAAAGAAAGGCTGAGCTGTTGAAAGCAGCAGGTTTTAACGCTGTACGTACTTCCCATAATCCACCCTCGCCGGCTTTTTTAGATGCCTGCGATAAGCTTGGTCTATTGGTTATTGATGAAGCGTTTGACGGATGGCGCACCGGAAAAAACAAATATGACTATGCTTTATATTTTAACGATTGGTCTGAACGCGATATTGCGGCAATGGTTAAACGCGATCGCAACCACCCCGCCATCATTATGTGGAGCATTGGCAACGAGATTATTGAGCGAAAGGAAGCCAAAGCAGTTGAAACAGCTAAACTACTATCGTCCTATATAAAGAAACATGATCAGACCAGGCCAGTAACTTCGGCGATGACCACCTGGGATAAAGACTGGGAAATGTTCGATCCGCTAATGGCAGCCCACGATGTGGCCGGATATAACTACCAGTTGCACCATGCAGCTGCAGACCATACGCGGATACCCTCACGTATAATTGTACAAACGGAATCCTATTCGAGAGATGCTTTTACCAACTGGGAGCTGGTACAGCAAAACAATTATATCATCGGCGACTTTGTCTGGACTGCAATGGACTACCTTGGCGAATCCGGAATTGGGCGTTATTATTATCCCGGCGAACTGGAAGGACAACATTGGGAACGTGATTTATTTCCATGGCATGGTGCCTATTGCGGCGACATTGACCTAACCGGCTGGAGGAAGCCAATTTCGCACTACCGAAGTATGTTATACAATGACAACGAGAAAATTTATATGGCAGTAAAAGAGCCGAATCCGGCTAATGGTGTAATTAAAGAAACCATGTGGTCGGTTTGGCCATCGTGGGAAAGCTGGACCTGGCCAGGCTGCGAGGGCAAGGAAATACAGGTAGAAGTTTACAGTAAATACCCTGCTGTACGGCTGTATCTGAATAACAAGCTGATTGGAGAAAAAACAACAACCGTAAAACAACAATTTAAAGCAACCTTTCCCCTGGCCTATCAGCAAGGCCAATTAAAAGCTGTTGGAATACTAAATGGCCAGGAAAAAGAAGCTGTTATTTTAAGTACCAGCGGTCAAGCTGCACAGATAAGGTTAAAGGCTGATAGAAAAAGGCTTTACGCAAATGGGCAGGACCTTTCTTTTGTTACAGTAGAAATAGTAGACAAGCAGGGTAATATCAGGCCTGATGCAAACCATAGCCTAACTTTTAAATTATCGGGAGCAGCAACTATCGCCGCAACAGATAACGCAGATCTTAAAGACATTACACCTTATACTTCTAATACTAGAAAGCCCTGGAACGGACGTGCAATGGTGATTGTGAAAAGCTCGGATAAAGCAGGAAACATTAAACTGCAGGTAAGTTCGCCAGGGCTTCCGGATGCCTGGCTAGAACTAACTTCGATCAATAAAGGGCGTAAATAA
- a CDS encoding chloride channel protein: MNKIKNIIPISPALGIFGKFKMGKHKEKSSKKRLLFISMLSVGVAIGISFIAKVLVSLINLVTNISFYQQFDFSFHSPADNHLGLLVIIVPVIGGVIVGFMAFYGSKAIRGHGIPEAMEQVLTNQSKIKPSIAILKPVSSAIAIGTGGPFGAEGPIIATGGALGSTLGQLFTVSPVERKIILAAGATAGMSAIFGTPLAAVFLAIELLLFEFSPRAIIPVALACITGAAGHHLLFEAGPVFPMPVLSAPSNAALGIYSLIGILVGLASLGLTKVVYFVEDAFEHLPLHWTWWPAIGGLAVGVVGYFAPRTLGVGYDNIISLLSGQLSISVILSLCLFKFISWAIALGSGTSGGTLAPLMTIGGATGAALGYLLHAAFPALAISIPMSALVGMSAMFAGASRAYLTSILFALESTQQIQGLLPLLGACSGAYLVSVFLMKNTIMTEKIARRGIHTPDSYEPDLLLKLRVTEVMDRSPVFISSYNTIAEVRKYFVANPPKENQYAVRDTAGAYMGTISVLDIFQWVKEDMASITAIIKSEDEQIKGNEPVRKALELMHSTGNDFVAVVSGRDGTSFEGLLSYKDIVRAYSTNQEKESRIGRNLSMDRQAKKMIVKGKKMMADRRV, encoded by the coding sequence ATGAATAAGATAAAAAATATCATACCAATATCGCCGGCGCTTGGCATTTTCGGTAAGTTTAAAATGGGTAAGCACAAAGAGAAAAGCTCAAAAAAGCGCCTTTTATTTATATCCATGCTCTCGGTTGGTGTAGCCATCGGAATCTCTTTCATCGCAAAAGTGCTGGTATCGCTAATTAACCTGGTAACCAATATTTCTTTTTACCAGCAGTTTGATTTCAGTTTTCATAGTCCTGCCGATAACCACCTTGGTTTACTGGTGATCATTGTTCCGGTTATAGGCGGGGTAATAGTAGGCTTTATGGCCTTCTACGGATCGAAAGCGATTAGGGGGCACGGTATTCCGGAAGCCATGGAGCAGGTACTTACTAATCAAAGTAAAATAAAACCTTCAATAGCCATATTAAAACCTGTATCTTCTGCAATTGCAATTGGTACTGGCGGGCCATTTGGGGCCGAAGGACCAATTATCGCTACCGGTGGCGCATTGGGCTCTACGCTGGGGCAGTTATTTACTGTAAGCCCTGTTGAACGTAAAATTATCCTGGCTGCAGGGGCAACTGCGGGCATGTCGGCCATTTTTGGTACACCGCTTGCCGCGGTATTTCTTGCCATCGAACTGTTATTGTTCGAATTTTCTCCGAGGGCAATTATACCAGTGGCACTTGCCTGTATTACAGGAGCGGCAGGACACCATCTGCTTTTCGAAGCAGGGCCTGTGTTTCCCATGCCTGTGCTTTCGGCACCGTCAAATGCAGCGTTGGGTATTTACAGTCTCATCGGGATTCTGGTAGGGCTCGCATCACTGGGGCTTACTAAGGTGGTTTATTTTGTCGAAGATGCCTTTGAGCATTTGCCCTTACACTGGACCTGGTGGCCGGCAATAGGTGGGCTTGCAGTTGGTGTTGTGGGCTATTTCGCACCGCGTACATTGGGTGTAGGTTACGATAATATCATTTCGCTCTTAAGCGGGCAACTCTCCATCTCGGTTATTCTTTCGTTATGCCTGTTTAAATTTATTTCGTGGGCTATTGCTTTGGGTAGCGGAACTTCGGGCGGAACACTTGCACCTTTAATGACTATTGGTGGTGCAACCGGCGCAGCTTTGGGTTACCTGCTGCATGCTGCTTTTCCAGCTTTAGCTATCAGTATTCCGATGTCGGCGTTGGTAGGCATGTCGGCCATGTTTGCCGGTGCTTCGAGGGCTTATTTAACCAGTATTCTTTTTGCACTCGAATCTACCCAGCAAATACAAGGGCTGTTACCATTGCTTGGTGCCTGCTCTGGTGCTTATCTCGTTTCTGTGTTTTTAATGAAGAATACCATCATGACCGAGAAAATTGCCCGCAGGGGAATTCATACACCAGATAGCTATGAGCCCGATCTGCTGTTAAAATTACGCGTTACAGAGGTGATGGATCGTAGTCCGGTTTTTATCAGTTCATATAATACCATTGCCGAGGTGCGGAAATATTTTGTGGCAAATCCGCCTAAAGAAAACCAATATGCGGTGCGGGATACAGCAGGAGCTTATATGGGCACGATTTCAGTGTTGGATATTTTTCAATGGGTAAAAGAGGATATGGCCAGTATCACAGCTATTATCAAATCAGAAGATGAGCAGATTAAAGGAAACGAACCCGTTAGGAAAGCTTTAGAATTAATGCACAGCACAGGGAATGATTTTGTGGCAGTGGTTAGTGGTAGAGACGGCACATCATTCGAGGGATTGTTAAGCTATAAAGATATTGTTAGGGCCTACAGCACAAATCAGGAGAAGGAGAGCAGGATTGGCAGAAACCTTTCGATGGATAGGCAAGCCAAAAAGATGATTGTGAAGGGCAAAAAAATGATGGCCGACCGGAGAGTTTAA